The Anopheles merus strain MAF chromosome 2L, AmerM5.1, whole genome shotgun sequence genome has a segment encoding these proteins:
- the LOC121593822 gene encoding DNA repair protein complementing XP-A cells homolog: MSEPNDSSSKQEHLSDYQRRRIEENRQKAINLRQARLLTHPYNSSDRKQPTETAVSVNNVIKVSGTKYVDSGGGFLIEQRTNPTEEEAKQQEEPVPESDAVPVPIEYDECLECGDRFADSYLLTTFDYSVCDACREPEGQHSLITRTEAKQEYLLKDCDLDRREPVLKFISRKNPHNVRWGEMKLYLHLQIEKRALEVWGSEEKLMREKEEREEKREVAKVKKYNKRLKELRMDVRSSLYDKTVQAHVHSYGDSEVYNEADDTYTRSCETCGHSETYEKM; encoded by the coding sequence ATGAGCGAGCCGAACGACTCCTCCTCGAAGCAGGAACACCTGTCCGATTACCAGCGCCGGCGTATTGAGGAAAATCGTCAGAAGGCAATCAATCTGCGGCAGGCCCGCCTGCTAACTCACCCGTACAACAGCTCGGACCGCAAGCAGCCGACGGAAACGGCCGTTTCGGTGAACAATGTGATCAAAGTGTCCGGTACGAAGTACGTGGACAGTGGCGGCGGTTTCCTGATCGAACAGCGCACCAATCCGACCGAGGAAGAGGCGAAGCAACAGGAGGAACCGGTGCCGGAGTCGGACGCCGTGCCCGTGCCCATCGAGTACGATGAGTGTCTGGAGTGTGGGGACCGGTTTGCCGATTCCTATCTGCTGACCACGTTCGACTATTCCGTGTGCGATGCGTGCCGTGAGCCGGAAGGGCAGCACTCGCTAATCACGCGCACCGAGGCTAAGCAGGAGTATCTGCTGAAAGATTGCGATCTGGACCGGCGCGAGCCCGTGCTGAAGTTCATCAGTCGCAAGAACCCGCACAACGTGCGGTGGGGCGAGATGAAGCTGTACCTTCACCTGCAGATAGAAAAGCGCGCGCTGGAGGTGTGGGGCAGCGAGGAAAAGCTGATGCGCGAGAAGGAGGAGCGCGAGGAGAAGCGCGAAGTGGCGAAGGTGAAAAAGTACAACAAACGGTTGAAGGAGCTGCGCATGGACGTGCGAAGCAGTCTGTACGACAAGACGGTTCAGGCGCACGTACATTCCTACGGCGATTCGGAGGTGTACAACGAGGCGGACGATACGTACACGCGCTCCTGCGAGACCTGCGGACATTCGGAGACGTACGAGAAAATGTAA